In Actinoplanes lobatus, the DNA window CGGCGGCGGCCAGCGCCCCGGCCGGGATCAGCGCGGCGGCCCGGAACCGGCGGGGACGGGCCCCGGTGATCGGCTCGGTGCGCGGGGCGAAGGGGAGCGGCGGCGTGCCGGACGGGTCCAGCCGGGCCGGCCGGGCGTCGGCGAGGGACTTCATGACGTCGGTCTGCTTGCTCATCGGCTCGGCTCCTTGATGACGACCGGCTTGACGAGCGCCGGCTGGGGGGTGGTCGGTTCGCCGGCGGCCGCGACGGCGCGCTCGAGGCGGGTGCGGGCACGGTGCAGGCGTACGAGGAACGTCGCGGTGGAGCAGTTCACGACCCGGGCCGCCGCACGGGCGGACAGCCCGTCCCAGGCGGTGAGGGTCAGCACCTCCCGGTCGTTCTCGGAGAGCCGGGCGAGCGCCGCCAGGATCGCCGAGCGTTCGGCGACGCTGTCGGCGACGTCGGGGGTGTCGTCCGCCCACGCCAGCATCTCGGCGGCGAGGGCACGCTGCCGTTCCTCGTCGCGGTAGCGCTCGCGGATCACGTTGCGCGCGACGCCGAGCAGCCACGGCAGCGCGGCGCCGCCCGGCATGCTGCCGAACCGCCGCCAGGCCACGAGGAACGTGTCCGCCACCACCTCGTCGGCGTGCGGTCGCCCGGCCCGGGCGACCGCGTACGCGTAGACGCGGGGATGGTACTCGGCATACAGCGCGGTGAACTCCTGCGCATTCTCAGGGTCTGCCACTGATGGGCCGTCCTTAGGGAAGGGGTCCTGTCACCTGGTAATGCGCCGGGGAGCCGAATCCTTACAGCCGTTTCTCCCGCGACCGATTCGCCCACCGGCGCGACGGCCCGTGACTAGGCTCGGATCAACGACGAAAGCGGGTGTCATCGTGTTGTCGGACAGGTCCCGGCCGATCATCCAGGCCACGCTGCCGGTCGTCGCCGACCATATCTCGGAGATCGCCAGGCGGTTCTACGCGCACATGTTCGCCGAGCACCCGGAGTTCCAGGACGGGATGTTCAACCGCGGCAACCAGGCCGAGGGCTCCCAGCCGAAGGCGCTGGCCGGGTCGGTCGCCGTCTTCGCCACCAGGTTGCTGTCGCATCCGCCGAGGATCCCGGAGCGGCTGCTCACCCGGATCGCGCACAAGCACGCCTCGCTCGGCATCCGGCCCGACCAGTACGACATCGTCCGTGAGCACCTCATGTGGGCCATCGGCGACGTGCTCGGCGACGCCGTCACACCGGACGTCGCGGCCGCCTGGGACGAGGTGTACTGG includes these proteins:
- a CDS encoding RNA polymerase sigma factor, giving the protein MADPENAQEFTALYAEYHPRVYAYAVARAGRPHADEVVADTFLVAWRRFGSMPGGAALPWLLGVARNVIRERYRDEERQRALAAEMLAWADDTPDVADSVAERSAILAALARLSENDREVLTLTAWDGLSARAAARVVNCSTATFLVRLHRARTRLERAVAAAGEPTTPQPALVKPVVIKEPSR